Genomic segment of Saccopteryx bilineata isolate mSacBil1 chromosome 9, mSacBil1_pri_phased_curated, whole genome shotgun sequence:
tatcctcctctctctttttctctcaccatcttcccctctctctccatctggCCCTGtttccctgtccctccctcctccatctctctcgcTTTCCTCACCTCGCGGTGCGCGTCTCTCTCGAGTCCTGGCGTCCGGGCCCCACTCACCGGCGTCGGCGCCCGCGGCGCGGAGCAGGGTGAGCCCGGCCAGCGCGCAGAGCAGGGGTCGCATCGTGCCGTCCGCCAGCCGCCGCCCTCCCTGGGGTCGCGCCCGATCGAGCCGGCCGCCCGGGAGGAAATGCGCGCAGTCCCTGCCAAAATTCCTGGGCGGCTCTGAACTTTCTGGCTTGAGCTCACCCGCCCCCTCCAGAGGCCCCTCCGCACCCCGCGTGCCGCGCGGAGCGCAGAGACCCCCTCGGGCGGTAGGCGGACGTGCCCGCCTGGGCGCCTGCCCTGCGAGGAGCCACCCTCGAGTCCCCGCGCCTCCCGGGGGCCGGGGCGCAGCGCAGAGGGAGAAAGGCGAAGGCATGGGCTCCAGAGGACTCTCCCAGGGCCGGGAGTCGTTACAGGAGTCGTTACGATCCCTCTTTATAGACCGGTCGGCCAACTCAAGCTTAAAGAGCAGTGCCTTCTTCCTCAGTGTCACCTCCTGCGGTGGCACAGTATCTAACTCCCTGTCTGTGTGGAGAGTGGAAGTTTTTCTCTATCTCCAAGGTAAAATCATGACAGATGTAAAACGAACATTATTAATGAAGAATCAGTGAGAGACAACCAGATGGAAGGACAGACACAGATCTGGAGTATTGACATGAATGTGCAGACAAAGGTGGAACCGGCTTCTTCCACACTCTGAGGGAGAATTAATTGAACCTATTACAGGAATAATTTGCTTATACAGACAAGCATTACTTAGCATTCCTATCTATGATGTACAGACTTGTAAAGCAGCTTAAAGGCAGTAACAGACCCAGAGCCCTTATACAATAAGAATCAGAGTGTTCAGCTCTGTTCTAGAGGCTCtggtggaaggaagaaaagaattctCATTCACTTATGTCTGCCCTTGAGTTCACCATCTAGCAACCACCATAATAGTAATAAATAGTAGATGAGCTTTGCTCGATTTACCTTTACACCCACCCTCTCTCTGATCTTCACTGCAACTGCATGAGGGGCTTGTCATTACACCCATTCTGCAAACCAACAAGCTGAGACTCAGAAATGTTGCAAACCTGGCTGGCAGGCACCCAGCTGGTATAATGTGAAGTAAAGATTTGAATCCAGTTCTACTGCCTTTTCGGGCCAGCCCTCAGATCATATTACGGCCTGCATCCCTGAGAGCCTGCTCGTCTTTCTTCATTCTAAGCAAGCCCAGAAGAAGAGTGGGGTGGGTTTTTCAGTGAACTTCAAATCCACCTCCTTCCAGTTTAGAACACAATAACTGAACACTTATCCAATAGACACCCAACAAATGCAAAAACAGTTAAGTTTTAGTCAAATGAAAGCAAAAACTGCAGCAGCCCTAACATCTGCGCTGCAGAGCCTCGGGTGCAGAGCCTGGCTTCAGTGGAGTGCCTGACCACCAAGCCCGGAGGACGTCTTCACCCAGCGGGGCCGCATCAGGGCTAACCCAAGTCCTCGCAGATCAAGGCtgcctctctgtcttcccattcccAACTGTGGCTGTGCAGTTATCCCATACGGTCACCACACTGACTAGTaatcctcacttctcacttcctcCTCCAGATATCAGCCTTAGGTGCAGACATTCTGTTTCTGAATCAGCAGATTTTAGACAGACTtggatcaaatttttaaaaaatctatttattgattgttgggcagatgaaatatattatgctcactttgttaaagatggctctgcccacatggaagcctgtctctgaggtgatgatattagttacccttatgcttggaatgggtgcaattatattaatgtgtgttgggggcgggctgtgggcagacaggatccttgtagcctggggctttgttttaggactaagcctttcccaccctttttgatgtggggtagactttgtaacagagacttccctattttgtatattggataaaaggttttgatttctgctctataaagtggggcaggccgggagtttgctctctcagttcctgagattagcattagagcagagagcagggtggagagcagagaaaggccatgtggaggagaggagagtcagccaagatggcggagtgctaaaagagaagctagttagtgcagagtttgtgtagagagaaggagatggggaacagaggtgaataagtctggtgaggtacaaacctttgattctaggaaactcggataaatcagtagctttgtgagcactgaatgagtgggttttggagtccagtgtgtgtttttatttgcccgccgggtgcaagctaggattaaagataatggcccaccagttcgtggctctgttgtttcattaccgtctgtccaaatccaatgcgaacctgcatggaccaggcatctgtgatggtggccgtggccactggctttacatttagtgtagtctgtggcaggattcgatacagatcggcaaggagccacgACCACGTTTGAGTGGTGCattagaggactggctgctgttatggttccccatggctgtccttttggggaccataggctggctgacgtTTACAGCCATgagtgaagaaactgagagctctgtggaggaggctgcccgggacctgcaaaccgagcagtggaaggagctggagcaaatgtgggagaaatagatgctgaccctggagctggaggaagcgctagaggaggccgaccaggtttgtgagattcgcctggaaatggagcagctgctggaggagaaatcacaggttcgtgaTTTGCAGATTGCTCTGGACGTtggggagagccagcagcggcacgaggctggggctgagatgggagctggggctgcaaggcctgctgagcagaaggcGGCACCAGCCTGGGCCTCGATTCTGGCAGCGCAAGCTttatgttttcagttcatctttggaggatgaggagaattgggccggagttgcgactcgcagactccagaaggtaaacggcggCAGTTGCGGCGGGAGGATAAACAGACATCCCGGAAGCCAGGCTTTCATCACGGAGTGGtcgctggaatggcagggagtgcctgctaagcctctggtgggttcgctgacattttgggacaaagggatgaatgccatcatgctctccggaacagagatggaaatgctgactgccattgccacatgctcctctttgggacagtgtaagacctgccaggatggcaggaatgagggggaggctgaggcctcatgtgcatagactgatttcctggactacaaagggcactggctcctttgttggatggacttacggattttagacaatgtgaaatacccttaTGGGGGTGgtgggcggctttgctggaggcccttcccctgccctgggaagcttttcccatggttaggaaaaaggctgaggacattttgcgctttggcaaagtgctcagagactggtgaaatgtacctttgtaattgttgaaattgtatgatttgtcatgttgttgtaatttgtgtaatgtgccgaatttccttgcacagggatgccagtgctGAAGATTGTGGGTAGTagagtgagcataggggtgggttgttgggcagataaaatatacagtgtgtccataaagtcatggtgcacttttgaccagtcacaggaaagcaacaaaagatgatagaaaagtgaaatctgcaccaaataaaaggaaaaccctcccagtttctgtaggatgatgtggcagcatgtgcacatgcgcagatgatgacgtaacaccgtgtatacagtggagcagcccacggccatgccagttgagatgtggacggtacagaggaaagttcagtgtgttctgtggctcgctaaattcaaatccgtgaccaaagtgcaacgtgaatatcggcatgtttataaggaagcgccactacataggaataacattacttggtgggataaacagttgaaagaaaccggcagtttggtggagaaaccccgttctggtaggccatcagtcagtgacgagtctgtagaggctatacgggttagctacctaaggagccctaaaaaaatctgtgcgtgagcccacatcgaactgcactaaataggtatgaaactgggagagttttccttttatttggtgcagatttcacatttctatcatcttttgttgctttcctgtgacaggtcaaaagtgcaccatgactttacggacacactgtattatgctcactttgttaaagatggcgctgcccacatggaagcccatctctgaggtgatgatattagttgcccttatgcttggaatgggcataattatattaatgtgtgttgggggctggctgtgggcaggcaggatccttgtagcctggggcttggttttaggactaagcctttcccaccttttttttttttttttttttttaacagagacagagtcagagagagggatagacagggacagacagacagaaatggagagatgagaagcatcaatcattagtttttcgttgagtgttgcaacaccttaattgttcattaattgctttctcatatgtgccttgaccgcgggccttcagcagaccgagaaaccccttgcttgaatcagcgaccttaggctcaagctggtgagcttttgctgaaaccagatgagccctcactcaagctggcaaccttggggtctagaacctgggtcttccgcatcccagtccgacactttatccactgcgccaccgccgggtcaggctttcccaccctttttgatgtggggtagacttagtatcagagacttccctattttgtatattggattaaaaggttttaatttctgcaccataaagtggggcagactggaagcttgctctctcggttcctgagattagcattagagcagagagcaggttagagagcagagtaaggccacgtggaggagaggagaagcagccaagatggtggagtgctgaaagagaagccagttatgcagaatttgtgcagagagaaggagatggggaacagaggagaatgaggctagtgagctagaaacttttgattctaggaaactcggataagtcagtagctttgtgagcactgaatgagtgggttttggagcctagtgtgcttttacttgcccaccgggtgcgagctaggattaaagataatggtccaccagttcgtggctctgttgtttcattaccgtctgtccaaatccaatgcgaacctgcatgggccaggcggctgtgatggtggcagtggatactggccatacattgatttgagagagagaggaagggaaagagaagagacagcagacagaaacaatctgtttctgtatgtgccctcacgAGGGATCAAAACAGCTCTGCATatccggacaatgctctaacccaggggtccccaaactattgcccgcgggccacatgcggcccccgaggccatttatctggcccccgccgcacttctggaaggggcgcacctctttcattggtgatcagtgagaggagcatagttcccattgaaatactggtcagtttgttgatttaaatttacttgttctttattttaaatattgtatttgctcccattttatttttttactttaaaataagatttgtgcagtatgcatagggatttgttcatagttttttttatagtctggccctccaacagtctgagggacagtgaactggccccctgtgtaaaaagtttggggaccccttctctaaccaactgatatatccagccagggcttggatcTAATTCTTAAAATGCTTTCATGGGGATTACTATGCCCAGATGAGCTGGCTCAGaaggatttattttaagaatgtcaAGAATTCCCACATTTTTTTAGTAGGACATTCCTGGATAGGTTAGTCAGGTGGCAAGTTATCAAAGAACAGCCAAACCCACAGggctttctgcaggtcagaacCAGTGGGCTACCTAATATTTTGAATTTGCAGTAAGAATGACACACATGCAATATTTTCTTGTGTTAAAGTCAAAGTATTGAAGCAGAAAGGAAAATGTGAAACTCCTCTCTGTTGCTAATTCTCCTGGAGCAGTGATTCCAGTCTAGTCCCCTCAGCTGGGTGGGTTCTTCCTGCCTGTGCAGTCCCTATCTACCTAATACATATCCAGACAGACACAAACATGTTCCTGGGAttgaaaaatagatatttttggcAATTGCTTTTGTATTCATGTTTGTCTCACTCATAGCATCAATTCTTGAAGATCACTCTATGTTAGTACACATAAATTTAGCTCATTTCTTTGAAGACTTGCAAATACCTTGTGAATGGAGGCACCATTATTTGTCCAGACAATCCCTTTCTGACAGACGtgtagtttgttttcttttttccccagtaTAAAGCAATCTTTAATGAACATCCttttgcatatatcttttttttttttgaaagagagagagagagaaagggacagacagataggaagggagagagattagaagaatcaacacatagttgtggcactttagttgtttattgattgcttctaatatgtgccttgattggagggctccagctgtgctagtggccccttgctcaaaccagcgaccttcggcttcaagctagtgaccttcggcttcaagccagtgaccctacgctcaagctgataagcctgcactcaagctggtgacctcgaggttttgaacctggaacctcagagtcccaggttgatgctctatccactgcaccaccaccggtcaggctgcatATATCTGGTGTACACATTACATACTCATGTATTTCTAGAAGGCTAGATTTCTAGAAGAGGAGTCATTGAGTTGGAGGGCCTTTTACATTTTTCTGGCTATGCCCCAAACTCTCACTAAGCCCATTAGAGGGGCTTGGCATTGAGAGCTACTCCAGAGGACCCCCAATTAATTTTATTCTGTATTGGAGTTGTGCTGCAGGTGGtgttatttatgtaaaataacaTGTGGTGGAAAGACCTGAAGTTTTAGATCTAGTAGCCTTGTACATTCTCCCACACTggatatatatcttttaaaatatagacaATTTAATGATGAAAAATCCTatcctgttgtttttatttatatgctatttattatgaataaagttgagCTTCATTTGCcaattcaaatgcttttttctctccccttttttcttctaCAGATTCCAATTATTAATTCACTGTCTTATATATGTTGGcaacattttcttccattctcctGTTGTTATTAACTATCTTTGTGGTATTGTTCATCAtatagaatatttatatatttaggtcgtCAAATTTCTCAATATTTTCCTTTATGGTTTCTAGGTTTGTTTATGATTCCTCACACCaagactataaaaatattttccaatatgttcttcaaatagttttaagtatttttaaaggcATAACCTCTCATTCATTTAGAATTTGTATGTCTGTAAGattcaaacttaatttttttcccaaatggACATTTAAAATCCTAATGCTCTTTATTGCATAGGTCATCCTTTAGCCACTAATTTGAACATAAAAAAATTGTTGGTTAGCTATTCGTTCTCAAGTGGAGGTCCAGAAAATCTCTAGCCATGTCTATCATAAGgtcaaggaaacaaaaataaaaacttaccattttagcctgacctggcagtggcgcagtgaatagagcattggcctaggactctgaggtcccaggttcaaaaccctgaggttgtcgctgactttagcacaggctcattaggcttgaacgtgggttcaccagtttgagcacaggttctCCAGTTTaagcatggaatcacagacatgacaacGTGGTCCCtcgcttgagctcaaaggtcactagcttgaagcccaaggtcggtggTTGAGctcaaggatgctggcttgagcaaggggtcactgactcagcttgagccccctggtcaaggcacatttgagaaaactgttagattcagggaggtgtgctgtggctgctagaatgtaactattgaaggagcagggcccctgtgaggctgagatagggcccctgtgaggctgagaacaaagaaggtcagagatccttatcagaagtttatgcttgaaattcgccactaagctaaacccggcccctgttgctatgccggccccttttgctatgctgcgtgcgacctccctagtgaatagctaactgccacatctgcttctgtataatgcttgctctcttaggatatataaggacctagctgtaagcgccaggcgcgactctcatttgcagctccttgtgagtatggtgtctccagacatcttgggagttcgcccctgcgcaggttaaactggccaataaagtaccatctacactcctgaaagtctccgacgtttgttctcgcacccagtggatgcaacaaaaacaattaatgaacaactaaagtgctgcaactatgagttgatgcttctcatctccctcccttcctgcctgtctgtccctctctctttctcagaaaaacaaccaaaaacacttattttaattcatACTGAAACTATTATTTGATTAAATTTAAACAGCCATCCCAgacttaaaaacaataacaaacctAAGAGGCAGAAATAAGGAAACAAAGGGACATTTCCTTAACGGGATAACCAcctttttcttaaaagaatagTTATACGTACACactggaggaaggagagaagagttCTTGTTAAGCCAGGCATGAGGAAAGGAGCCACCATCAGCACTATTAATTATCCAGGGTCTGATCATGGCAATGAtgcacaaaggaaaagcagaggTGTTATGAAGGAGACAAAATATTGCTAAACAGTGGtaaattttattgctttcttagaAAATCCAGTAGAACCAGAGGAACTAAGATATGTTTGgaaatcaattttcttttcttacaccAACAGAAATCAGCCTAAACACATACAGGAAAACTTCTGTGCAAGGACTCAGTTTGCTAATGTCCTCCTTCCAAAATTCTCTAGAAATGACCAATGAAACTAAAAATAGCAGACACTGACGTCAGTGCCAGAAACTTAGAAAATGTGTCACCCATATGCCAGACCTCAGAGCAGGTTGATGGCCAGTTGAATTAATGGCAATATGTATCATTAATCTGTTATTTACTGACCTTCTTAGAACCTGGCATTGTGCTAAGGCTGTGCACCAATAAACCTGTCAGGTAGGTATTCTTCTATCACTTTTTAAGTACAATATACTTGAGCAAGGTCAGAGGTGGCAGATCCAAGGTTGGAAGCAGGTAGGTCCGATTCTAaactgccgcggaccagcgcagctcgtagttctgggtcttgagggagaacggtgtggaattaagaaaacagacccattgagaaaaaaggatgggatcgggaggctcttcaatgctgatggcaatatccgggTGTCCCagagccccagtttgctttattatatagccatatgcaaatcaagaaagtccttgatacaaagttacacatctgaggctaaaacaggaactctcccaaggcataaacaggaatcccccaccatgcataaagTAAAATCAACCTACATCtgaacaaagagtgagaggaagggcatgtaaattgcttccagcaacttaagcaaacaAGTGAACTGGGttcaaatactcagcatcatagccaatatggacgTGGCCAATATGGACGTGGCCAATATGGACGTGGCCAATATGGACGTGgtgggggggagaacttagccttttgctaagcctagaatctacaaaggcttttttttctttttacagagacagagagagagagagtcagagggatagataaggacagacaggaactgagagagatgagaagcatcaatcattagtttttcattgtgacactctagttgtccattgattgctttctcatatgtgccttgaccatggggttacagcagaccgagtaaccgcttgctcaagccagtgaccttgggtccaagctggtgagctttgcacaagccagatgagcccacgctcaagctggcgaactcggggtctcgaacctgagtcctccacatcccagtccaacgctctatccactgcaccactgcctggccaggcttacaaaggctttttgccacttgcagtctacaacacTAAACCTCATGCTCTTTAGCATTGTCAGGCGTCTTTCCTGTCAGGCCACAGGAGAGCAGCTAGGTAGTGAGGGAATCTGGAGAGAGGTGGAAGTAAGAAGTGGACAAGTGGGTGTTTGTGGGCTCAGAGTAGCAAGTTCTCAGCAGTTGGGGGAGCCCACCCTTAGCCATCTGCATGCACGAAATGCCGTAATGTATACAGCTTCTCTTTCAAAATGCTCCTGTGAGGCAGGCAGCATCAAGAGCCACAGTGAACACAGTGGGAGGCTTAGAGATGGTAGGAGGTGCCCATGTAGATGTGTGGGATTTGTTCCCGGGACTTCCAGAGCAATGCCCCCGGGTGTGCATGGGCCCCCCAGCCTGGCTGTGCTGGGAGGACAGGTGGTGGGGGAACACCCTGGCGGGCGGCCAGGAAACAGGAAGCAAGGGCTGACCATTTCTCTAGGGTGGGATGCGGGGAGAGGGACAGCTGCTTGGAGGGCCTTGGTGGCTGGGAGGGGGGAGCTGCACTGAGCCTCCTTGTCTTTCCGTCGTGGCACCCCAAGACCAGGTCCAGGAGAGGCTACCTCCTCTCCGCGGAGATGCAGGGGCCCAGAGCCACACAAATTATGGTCAGAGAAATTGAACCCGTGGGGTGTGGGTATGAATGTCTCTGTTGGGGGAATAAAAAGAAGGGGGACTtgacaaatggaaatttaaaaagttttttattttttaaaagattttacttattgaattTAGAAAGAGGATAGAGAAGGGTacagggggtgggtgggaagcatcaactcatagcagttgcttcttatacgtgccttgaccaagccagcccagggttcccaaccagcgacctcagcattccaggtcaatgctctatccactgctctaccacaggccaggcaagatttaagaagttttttgttttcataaaaaatCTACCCCCTTgggctcttctccccaggagaagtgcccggctgggttcctttcttcctttcaataaagcctgttacaaaaaaaacccccaaataaccCACCCTCTTGCATGCAGTCCTGAATCGTCCCAGGTAAGGAAGATGGGACATCTGCTGGAGTCAAGTGTAAACTGGCTGAGGACCCGGTCTGCCCAACCACTCAGAGCACTTCCGCCAGCAGGCCTCAGCGAGGGAAGGCTTCAAACCCGACTCTAGCCTCACTGCTGCGTAGCTTCAGGCAGGTCACTCGCCTTCTCTGAGCTTCAACTTCCTCACTAGCATAGAGAACTAACAATAACACCTGCTTCACAGTGAAAATTGTGAATTCCCTTGTCTGCCTCTGACCTACTTCTCTAGGTCTCTCCAACCTGTCACTGTTCCCTTGCCTTATTTATTTGCACATTGGGAGTTTCCTGAGGGTACAAAGAGTGTGAGGGGTGCCTgctgtgacattcgaataaaagctataagatatattaataggctttagaaataacttcaaaggaactagtccagtaaacaggtgagcccagactcccaggatggctaggaactgaagagtccttgagatagagaagtcgttagactcccaggatggttaggagctaaggagtccttgagataaggaagtcacaaagaactcctaagacagtaaatgtaaccacatcctaggggatagatagggatatttccagctggggctttcaactgtatgactggttactaaggcacgtgactagaatttaatttaggggagccaattgctaaatgccaaatttgcttctgtatgaactgcttgcttgctacgctataaaaacccctagactgtaggcgctcggtgtggctcttattactaccactagagtccacccctgcgcaggtttattttcctttgttttgttctctaattcttttggccataaagatttgtcttaaactctccaagcgtctccagtgtctgttttacccggcgagtgctacacCTGCCAGGCCTACAGAAGCCAAGGAGTCAGGAAAGTCAACTTCTGACAAAGGAAGAACCAGCAGTTGACTCTGCTTCCTGAAGTAGGTGCAGGAGGATTGCAACAtttgcttcttaattttttttggaacATGGCCCTGTTTTAGGATTTTATAAAAGGAAAGGATTGTGCCCTCAGTAT
This window contains:
- the PLAC9 gene encoding placenta-specific protein 9 isoform X1, yielding MPSPFSLCAAPRPPGGAGTRGWLLAGQAPRRARPPTARGGLCAPRGTRGAEGPLEGAGELKPESSEPPRNFGRDCAHFLPGGRLDRARPQGGRRLADGTMRPLLCALAGLTLLRAAGADAGEWGPDARTRERRAPRAAEPFIPSRGDPARSTGCDAHMAVHDRLDVTEEKVEKTVEYLEAEVKGLLSQLEELAWNLPPAPLGPNPDLLGEDQF
- the PLAC9 gene encoding placenta-specific protein 9 isoform X2; the encoded protein is MPSPFSLCAAPRPPGGAGTRGWLLAGQAPRRARPPTARGGLCAPRGTRGAEGPLEGAGELKPESSEPPRNFGRDCAHFLPGGRLDRARPQGGRRLADGTMRPLLCALAGLTLLRAAGADAAAEPFIPSRGDPARSTGCDAHMAVHDRLDVTEEKVEKTVEYLEAEVKGLLSQLEELAWNLPPAPLGPNPDLLGEDQF